Part of the Faecalibacterium duncaniae genome, AAACAATGGGTGGAAGCCATTCAGGAATACGCCAATATCACAGAGCTGGACGCAGCCACCCTCAACCGCTTAATCAAAGAAATCGTCGTGCATGAGCGCATTGACGAAGATAAAACAAGACACATTTCTATCGAAATTCATTTTAATCTCAAACCCATCCCAGAGGTGGAACAGGTCACTGCCTGACCTGTCCCGCCGGGACGGTTCTCTTAAAAACACCATATAGATTTTTTGTACGCCGCCGCCCGCCATCGAGCAGAGTTTTACACCTAATTGGGTATAAAACAGCTGATGGCTGGCGGCGGCGTGGCACTGATCGGTACGACTCTGGTGCCGCTGCTTTCCGGTCTGTTCGGTTAAGCAAAAGCTGTCGGAGCGAAGATTCCGGCCGGGCGGCGAAAGCTGCCTGTTACATAGTCAGGTGCAGGCAATCTCCGCAGCTGGCTATTTTCTGCGCTCTCTGGCAGGTGCACATGTTGGAAGTATGGCGCAGAACCGCAGTTTAGAATCGCACCGGCGGATAGGCCGGACAAGTTACAGGAGGACAAATCTATGGCGTTTCTTACTACAACTGCATCGGCACTGTCTCTTTTCTCTCAGCTGTTCATGCTTCTGTCCCGGATGGCGAAGCTGTTCGGCGTGTTTGCGTAAGGAAGGAGGCGGCTCATGCAGAGTATCCTTGAACAGATCACAGATTGGCTCAAGAGCATGATCATCAGCGGTATCATGGGAAATCTTTCAGGGATGTTCGATTCGGTCAACCAGCAGGTTGGACAGATCGCAGGCGATGTGGGAACCACACCGGCGAACTTTTCACCTGCTGTTTTTTCTATGATCCGCAACATCTCGGAATCCGTGATCCTGCCCATTGCCGGAATGGTGCTGACTTTCATCGCCTGTTATGAGCTGATCCAGATGCTCATTGAGCATAACAATCTGGCAAATTTCGAGACATGGACATTTTTCAAATGGGTCTTTAAGACCTTTCTGGCAGTGACCCTGATCTCGAACACATTCAATATCACGATGGCTGTCTTTGATGTGGCGCAGCAAGTGATCTCCCGAAGCGGCGGGCTGATTTCCGGCAGTACGTCCGTCAGCGATGCGACCCTGACAGCAATGCAGGCCACGCTGGAAGGCATGGACTTAGGACCGCTGCTGGGACTGTATTTGCAGACCTTTGTGGTTCAGGTCACGATGCTGGCGTTGTCGGCTATCATCTTTGTCATCGTGTATGGCCGAATGGTGGAAATATATCTCATGGTGAGCCTTGCGCCGATTCCGTTCGCAACCTTTGGAAACCATGAGCAGAGCCATACCGGTCAAAACTATCTGCGCTCCCTGTTTGCACTGGGATTCCAGGGCTTTCTTATCATGATCTGTGTAGGCATCTATGCAGTTCTGATTCAGAACCTGTCCTTTTCGGATAACATCATCAGCAGCATTTGGGGCGTTTTGGGCTATACGGTTTTGCTGGCATTTACGCTGTTTAAGACGGGAAGCCTCGCGAAATCCGTGTTTGCAGCGCACTAAGAGAGGAGGAATGATTCATGGCATCTTATATTTCTGTGCCGCGAGACCTTTCAAAGGTCAAGACCAAGGTCTTTATGAACCTGACCAAACGGCAGATTCTCTGCTTCGGAGCCGGTGCGCTGATTGGCGTTCCGGTTTTCTTTTTGCTCAAATCCAGCGGAAATCTGAGCCTTGCTGCACTTGGCATGATGGCAGTGATGCTGCCGCTCTTCTTTCTTGCCATGTACGAGAAAGACGGTCAGCCGCTGGAAGTGGTGGCAAAGCATTTCTATGAGGCGAAGTTCAAGAGGCCGAAAACGCGGCCTTACAAAACGAAAAATTACTATGCACTGCTGGTTCAGCAGGCAGACGTGGAAATGGAGGTAAATCGCATTGTTCAAAATTCTCGAAAAGCTGACAGCGAAGAATAAAAAGCAGGATGACATCCGAATGCCGTCTCATCTGTCAGCCGCAGAGCAAAAACAGGTGCAGACGGTGATTGATCGTGCAAGGGGTGACCGCACGGTTCCGCATTCGGCACAGGAGAGCATTCCTTTTCAGCGGATGTTCCCGGACGGTATTTGCCGTGTGACGGACAATTACTACACCAAAACCATTCAGTTTCAGGACATCAATTACCAGCTGGCGCAGCAGGAAGATCAGACGGCTATCTTTGAGGAATGGTGCAGCTTCCTGAACTTCTTTGATTCCAGCATCCGCTTTGAGCTTTCTTTTATGAATATGGCTACGGATGCCTCGAATTTTGAGAAGATGGTGCGCATCCCGTACCAGAAGGATCATTTTAATCCGGTACGCACAGAGTACAGCACCATGCTCCGCCGTCAACTTGCCCAGGGCAACAACGGCCTGACCAAGACGAAGTACCTGACGTTTGGCATTGAGGCGGAATCCATGAAGCAGGCAAAGCCGAGGCTCATTCACATCGAGATCGACCTGATGAACAACTTCAAACGCTTGGGTGTCCGGGCAAAATTGCTTAACGGCAAGGAACGGCTTCATTTGATGCACGATATGTTCCACATGGGTGACCATGACCGATTCAATTTCGATTGGAAGTGGCTGCCGGAGAGCGGGCTGTCGGTAAAGGACTTTATTGCACCGACCGGTTTTGCCTTTCCGAAGAACCGTGTTTTTCAGATGGGTGGGATGTATGGTTCCATGTCCTATCTCCAGATTACGGCTTCCGACCTGTCGGATCAGCTGCTGAAGGACTTTCTGGATATGGAATCCAGCCAGATTGTAACCATGCACATTCAGTCGGTAGACCAGAACAAAGCAATCAAGTCTATTAAGCACACCATCACGGAGCTGGATCGTTCCAAGATTGAGGAACAGAAGAAAGCTGTACGTTCCGGATACGATATGGACATCATTCCGTCCGATTTGGCAACTTACGGTAAGGACGCAAAGGCACTGCTGAAGGAATTGCAGAGCCAGAATGAGCGTATGTTCCTGCTGACCTTTCTGGTGATGAACACCGGCGAAACGGAGCAGGAGCTGGAAACCAATGTGTTTCAGGCTTCCAGCATTGCACAAAAGTACAACTGCAACCTGCGCCGTCTGGACTTCCAGCAGGAGCAGGGGCTGATGAGCTGCCTGCCGCTGGCACAGAACCTGATTGAGATTCAGCGCAGCATGACTACCAGCAGCACGGCAATTTTCGTGCCGTTTACCACCCAGGAACTGTTTCAGACCGGGAAAGAGGCTCTGTACTATGGGCTGAATGCTTTGTCCAACAACCTGATTATGGTTGACCGGAAAAAGCTCAAAAACCCCAACGGGCTGATTCTGGGTACCCCCGGTTCCGGTAAATCCTTCTCTGCCAAGAGAGAAATCGCCAATGCGTTCCTGGTGACGGATGACGATGTAATCGTGTGCGATCCCGAAGCTGAGTACACAGCACTGGTGCAGAAATTTGAGGGGCAGGTCATTAAAATCAGCCCTTCCAGCACGCAGTATATCAACCCAATGGACATCAATGCGAACTATTCGGAAGAGGATAATCCGATTGCCCTGAAAGCAGATTTCATCCTGTCCCTGTGTGAGCTGATCGTGGGCGGAAAAGAAGGCTTGCAGCCGGTAGAAAAGACGGTCATCGACCGCTGTGTTCATCAGATTTACCAGACCTATTTTGAACACCCGGTGCCGGAGAACATGCCCGTTTTGCAGGATTTGTACGAAGCTCTGCTCCGGCAGGATGAAAAGGAGGCACACCATGTGGCAACGGCACTGGAAATCTATGTAACCGGTTCTCTGAACCTGTTCAACCACCGCACCAACGTAGATATCAATAACCGGCTGGTCTGCTATGACATCAAGGAGCTGGGCAAGCAGCTGAAAAAGATCGGGATGCTGGTGGTGCAGGATCAGGTCTGGGGGCGTGTGACCGCCAACCGTAATGCCGGTAAAGCCACCCGCTACTATATGGACGAGTTCCATCTGCTTTTGAAAGAAGAGCAGACAGCGGCCTACAGCGTGGAAATCTGGAAGCGATTCCGTAAATGGGGCGGTATTCCCACCGGCATCACCCAGAATGTGAAAGACCTGCTTTCTTCCCGCGAAGTGACGAACATTTTTGAAAACAGCGACTTCATTTATATGCTGAATCAAGCAGCCGGTGATCGTCAGATTCTGGCGGATCAGCTGAATATCAGCCCACATCAGCTGTCCTATGTGACCCACTCCGGTGAAGGCGAAGGACTGCTGTTCTACGGAAATGTGATTTTGCCGTTCGTTGATCGTTTCCCGACCGATCTGGAACTGTACCGGATTATGACGACAAAATTAACCGAAGTGCAGGAAGCGAAGGAGGCGTAAGCGATGGCTGGCAAGAAAAATCCGAATCTCGGAGACAAGCTGCGGCAGGAGCGCGAGGGTGCGGAGAACACCCTTCGCGATTCCAGAAGCAAAACCGCAGATAGCAGTACGGGAGACGGCGGCAAGAAAAAAGCGGAACACCGAAGGCAGATTCGTCACGAGGCCGATCTTGCTAAGATGCGCAGTAAGAAGCTGAAATCAGATCAGGAAGTAAAAGCGAAAAAGAATGCAGCAGCTTCCGGGAAAAAAGGCGGAAAGCCAAAGAAGCCGGGAAATCTTGCGGCAGATGCACTTTCAGCCAAGGCACATCAGAGTGTGCGCAATGCCGACCAGGATAATAATTCTGGTGTGGAGGCAGCGCATTTTACCGAAGGCTCAGCGGAAGGTGCAGCCCGTGCTGGTTCCCGGTTCCAATATGGTCGAAAGCTGCGGCAGTACAAAAAGCTGGAGCGGTTGGAGAAAAAGGGAAATAAAGATGCCGTAGATTCCATCTTTGCGGAACGCATGAAGTCTGATCCGCAGGCTGGTTCCAATCTCTTTTCCCGATGGCGGCAGAAGCAGGCCATCAAAAAAGAGTATGCCGCTGCGAAGGCAGGTGCGGCCGCTGCGGAGAACACAGCATCTGGCACAGCCAAAGCTGCACAGGGTACTGTCAGTATAACGGAAAAGGCATTTCAGTTTGTGCAGAGCCACTCGCATATCATCATCGGTATCGCAGCCGTGGGACTGCTTGTTTTGGTGATTGCCGGGTCGGTTTCGTCATGCTCCGTCTTGATCAATGGCGGCGGCAATGTGGTGCTGGGGACTTCCTACACGGCAGAAGATGAAGATTTGAAAGGCGTGGAGACGGATTATACCAGGCTGGAAGATAAACTTCGCAAACAAATCGACCGCATTGAAACCGACCATCCGGGCTATGACGAGTATCGCTACAATCTGGCAGAGATTGGTCACAATCCCTATGAGCTTGCATCTCTGCTGACCGTAGAATTTGAAAACTATACGAGAAGCCAGGTGCAGGCGCGGCTCCAGAGTATTTTTGAAGCGCAGTATGAGCTGAAGTTGGAGGAAAAGGTGGAAATCCGGACAAGGAAGGAAACCCGTGTGGGCTATCGCTACAATCCAATCACCGGAACCGGACACACCTACACCTATCAGGTGACGGTACAGTATGAGTATAAAATCCTCAATGTAACACGGCTCAATCGGGGCGTTGACTATGTTGCAAGAAATTCCGGCTTTACAGATGACCAGCTGCAACGATACGAAGTCACACTGGAGTGCCGGGGCAATCGAGATGACCTGTTTGCAGGCATAGCCTTTGCAACGCCGGATGGCGCGGGTTCCAGCGGAGAATACCAGGATTACGACATTCCGGGCGAAGCTCTGACGGATGAAAAATTCCGGAAGATGATTACCGAAGCAGAGAAATATCTCGGTTATCCCTATGTTTGGGGCGGCAGCTCGCCGAGTACCA contains:
- a CDS encoding PrgI family protein → MASYISVPRDLSKVKTKVFMNLTKRQILCFGAGALIGVPVFFLLKSSGNLSLAALGMMAVMLPLFFLAMYEKDGQPLEVVAKHFYEAKFKRPKTRPYKTKNYYALLVQQADVEMEVNRIVQNSRKADSEE
- a CDS encoding VirB6/TrbL-like conjugal transfer protein, CD1112 family, which translates into the protein MQSILEQITDWLKSMIISGIMGNLSGMFDSVNQQVGQIAGDVGTTPANFSPAVFSMIRNISESVILPIAGMVLTFIACYELIQMLIEHNNLANFETWTFFKWVFKTFLAVTLISNTFNITMAVFDVAQQVISRSGGLISGSTSVSDATLTAMQATLEGMDLGPLLGLYLQTFVVQVTMLALSAIIFVIVYGRMVEIYLMVSLAPIPFATFGNHEQSHTGQNYLRSLFALGFQGFLIMICVGIYAVLIQNLSFSDNIISSIWGVLGYTVLLAFTLFKTGSLAKSVFAAH
- a CDS encoding CD1108 family mobile element protein, producing the protein MAGKKNPNLGDKLRQEREGAENTLRDSRSKTADSSTGDGGKKKAEHRRQIRHEADLAKMRSKKLKSDQEVKAKKNAAASGKKGGKPKKPGNLAADALSAKAHQSVRNADQDNNSGVEAAHFTEGSAEGAARAGSRFQYGRKLRQYKKLERLEKKGNKDAVDSIFAERMKSDPQAGSNLFSRWRQKQAIKKEYAAAKAGAAAAENTASGTAKAAQGTVSITEKAFQFVQSHSHIIIGIAAVGLLVLVIAGSVSSCSVLINGGGNVVLGTSYTAEDEDLKGVETDYTRLEDKLRKQIDRIETDHPGYDEYRYNLAEIGHNPYELASLLTVEFENYTRSQVQARLQSIFEAQYELKLEEKVEIRTRKETRVGYRYNPITGTGHTYTYQVTVQYEYKILNVTRLNRGVDYVARNSGFTDDQLQRYEVTLECRGNRDDLFAGIAFATPDGAGSSGEYQDYDIPGEALTDEKFRKMITEAEKYLGYPYVWGGSSPSTSFDCSGFVSWVINHCGNGWNVGRQTANGLMGKCDIIPKSEAKPGDLIFFQKTYNTSGASHVGIYVGNGMMIHCGSPISYASIETSYWRQHYYCMGRIR
- a CDS encoding VirB4-like conjugal transfer ATPase, CD1110 family, whose protein sequence is MPSHLSAAEQKQVQTVIDRARGDRTVPHSAQESIPFQRMFPDGICRVTDNYYTKTIQFQDINYQLAQQEDQTAIFEEWCSFLNFFDSSIRFELSFMNMATDASNFEKMVRIPYQKDHFNPVRTEYSTMLRRQLAQGNNGLTKTKYLTFGIEAESMKQAKPRLIHIEIDLMNNFKRLGVRAKLLNGKERLHLMHDMFHMGDHDRFNFDWKWLPESGLSVKDFIAPTGFAFPKNRVFQMGGMYGSMSYLQITASDLSDQLLKDFLDMESSQIVTMHIQSVDQNKAIKSIKHTITELDRSKIEEQKKAVRSGYDMDIIPSDLATYGKDAKALLKELQSQNERMFLLTFLVMNTGETEQELETNVFQASSIAQKYNCNLRRLDFQQEQGLMSCLPLAQNLIEIQRSMTTSSTAIFVPFTTQELFQTGKEALYYGLNALSNNLIMVDRKKLKNPNGLILGTPGSGKSFSAKREIANAFLVTDDDVIVCDPEAEYTALVQKFEGQVIKISPSSTQYINPMDINANYSEEDNPIALKADFILSLCELIVGGKEGLQPVEKTVIDRCVHQIYQTYFEHPVPENMPVLQDLYEALLRQDEKEAHHVATALEIYVTGSLNLFNHRTNVDINNRLVCYDIKELGKQLKKIGMLVVQDQVWGRVTANRNAGKATRYYMDEFHLLLKEEQTAAYSVEIWKRFRKWGGIPTGITQNVKDLLSSREVTNIFENSDFIYMLNQAAGDRQILADQLNISPHQLSYVTHSGEGEGLLFYGNVILPFVDRFPTDLELYRIMTTKLTEVQEAKEA